A single region of the Streptomyces sp. AM 4-1-1 genome encodes:
- a CDS encoding heavy-metal-associated domain-containing protein produces the protein MAAETETQPQTPQSTGSCCSPTGSCHDGAADVQVGGVTTVYQVSGMTCGHCEGAVSEEISGIEGVTSVRADAATGQVTVASRAPLDETAVRAAVDEAGYELTGQI, from the coding sequence ATGGCCGCCGAGACCGAGACCCAGCCCCAGACCCCCCAGTCCACCGGCTCCTGCTGCTCACCCACCGGTTCCTGCCACGACGGCGCGGCCGACGTCCAGGTCGGCGGCGTCACCACCGTCTACCAGGTGTCAGGAATGACCTGCGGCCACTGCGAGGGCGCGGTCTCCGAGGAGATCTCCGGCATCGAGGGCGTCACCTCGGTACGGGCCGACGCCGCGACCGGCCAGGTCACCGTCGCCTCCCGGGCACCGCTGGACGAAACAGCCGTACGGGCCGCCGTCGACGAGGCGGGTTACGAGCTCACCGGCCAGATCTGA